The DNA window cttctctctttctttccttctttttctttcatatcAGCAAATTTACATACATGATATTTAAGAAAGTCGGCTAATAAACatctttgtacgtgcccttaaTAACAAAGGTTTGTACCATTTTACCATGAGattggcatatatatatttaatgacaAAGTTAGACACCGCAGACACATCAAGGTGTGCAAGGACGGTAAGAGACGAATCCACCACGAAGGCTCTGTCCTCCGAAGATTTTAGACcagattgtttgatttttttattacaacaaTTTGAGAGTAGAAACGAATGAACTGAGTTCAGCGAAGTTGAAAAGTTAGGCCTTGGTCTTccacttttgcttatacttataaactaaattttaaaattttttactttaaatttttttcacatagtttatttttagactttgctttagatcattaagaacacgtattaaaatttttattcacaaattatttatcatttgtaaatatgacatttgtttttttcatgaaaaagacAAACCATCAGAATGTTACTTAAAAAGGTATTCcaagcaaattttatataatttttttacctgaAACATATTGTTATGAGGTCGAAAAACATGCcaacaaaaatctaaaatccaatagatgaaacgaaCTGGGATGAAATTTGACCGAGTATCCCAAACATACACCGTGCAACTATCCCCATGTCTTGTTCTCTACTAATTATCGACCAAATTACAGTGTCAAATGTATCCTCATACCACTGCAAATTAAAATCtatgggtgtgtttggttactCACACGCCTTAGAgtatccccaacagctcatccatcccattctctatcctagaaatagaggatgaagagtaaaagttgagctccagcagaacatctatttcattatctatttttagatgtcatccatattagaagagagaacctctatatttagatgtcctctcttcaatcctccaaatagatatagaggatgtcgtatatagatgatctgctggagcacaaagggatatgaaggatgaaagtgttttagatgatcattaaaatgaagatatggatgaccaaatttagatgagctgttggggatgctctttaTCTCTCTTATCCAGGTTGAGTGTGGCATGTCTACAAGAGTACATATTTAACTGTTTGGTTGTTTCTATCAATATAGCCTTACTAACACTAGAttatgtttggttgcttgCATCGAAGATACGGTCGAGTTTGGTTGATTACATATACCATTTGCATGGGTACTATTGTATACTTTTGTTtgagatgattaatttatgaagaaatatttctattatagacataagtacatatataaaaatggcaTTAAATGGACATATGATTTAATCAaaccaatatattttttatcatgtaCACTGTCAAATTCAAATGGTAAAATTAACTAGCGAAATCGATGTAGTATCGGTCACTTTACTGTATAAATACAacataatagttttttaaCAGCAAGCTgatggaaagaaaagaaagagagaaaaggttAAGAGCTTCAACGTCTGCATCGCCTTGGAGGCGAACTTAGAGATGGCGAAGAGATGAGGAAGGAGAGACGGGCGAAGGAGACAATGAAGGCGAGCTCGGAGCCACCGGATCCAGGACTAGCGTCAATTAATGGATCTGGTGTGGGAAAGCTCAACCGCCGACGAGGAAGGTCTAGAGTTAGCCGTGGTGAGCTCGTCCGGGGGTTTGGTGGCAGCAACACAGCGAGGGGTGATGGCAATGGTGGCATTGCCCCTAGATCTGGTGGCAATGGAGACCTCCCGACGTCTGGCGATGGGTGTGGATGGAGGTGGCTCCCGGGGGCTGCCAGCCGGGCATGAGGGAGGTGAGCATGACCGTGCGCGAGGGAGGTGAGGACGATGACTGTGCGTgagggtggcgacgacgacggtcgTGTGCGAGGAAGCCGTGAAAGAGCAAATTGGGGCGAGCTAGGGAGGTGAGGCGTGTGTGACCCTTTCGCATCTTGAACCCGTACATCCACCTGCTGCACTCGCTCATCCCCACGCATGCACGCGCGCAGACCGAACGAGGAGCGATGATTGAACCATGTGTTTTCCGTCTAGTTGGGAATGTGATTTTGCATGTACCGAGCCAAATCCTAGGAGACGTGCAGACAACCAAACATACCCGTCAACTAGATACAAGTCGATTCATACAGGTAACGAACCACGCTCTACGTGCACACGCTGCTCTAGGTGTGTCTTTAGCTTTATAGGCCACAAATTTGGCGAAACACGTCCGAACCACCCATATTATTTAGTTGAAGTAACAGTATAAATCATTTCCGACGCTTTGGCCGAGTGGTTAAGGCGTGTGCCTGCTAAGTACATGGGGTTTCCCCGCGAGAGCGAGAGTTCGAATCTCTCAGGCGTcggttgttttttttgcaattttttcttcAACTTCCTCTAAACTCTTTAatactatattataaatttttaacactatttaatactactatcatattataaatttcaGCAATAAAGatcttcaaattttttttgtttaccaAATTTCTTTGAACTCTTTACTATCCTACTAAATTTCaggaaaaaatatcttaactTTTTGTTCTTGAACCCTTTCACTACCATGTTTAACAAATTTCTCTGGGTGATCTCGTGTTGTACACATAGTCGTCCTGCACTGGCCTCAACTCTGAAACTTGTCGGCCAGCAAGATGAGATGGTCTCACCTTGCTGGCCGACTAGTAGAAGTATCCATGATTAATTTCAGCTAATAGTATCCATGGATTTCATTAATGAGCAACGTATGTAATTGTTATTTGGATGAGATAGCGGAGCAGGAAGAGAGCAAGGTGCCAACATGTGAATCTGTGATCATATCAAAGAACTGGTCTAAAAAcagttttaaaattctaatGTCTTCTTTTTTACATCAATGACAGTTTTACTCCTGTGCAATGTTCATCCATAACCCATTGAATGTACAAGACAAAACCTCTGCACTGATCAGCAGTAAAAATCATAATCCAGATGTAAAACACCACGtaataatcacaaaaaaaagaaaaatcaatcaaGCAACTATCAAAGTTCAAACTTCCAATGATGAATTGTGTTTTTTATAGTGGTTAATCCCAAATAATCTGCAATCTCCTAATCTCCTCGTGGTGATCTGAACTCCTTGTAATCCCCTTGTAATCCCAAATCCaagaagacgacggcgacgacgacggacaGCGAGGTCGCCGGCTTAGATCGCGCTGTCATCCAGCGGCAGCGCCGAGCCGACGAATCTGTCCccctcggcgtcgccggcgccggcgagcgggtGGAGCTCCATGGCGGCGACGTACTTGTCGTGCAGCGCCTTCAGGTCCGGGTGGCCGTacctcgcggcggcgacggcgaagcaCCCGAGCGCGTAGGCGCAGACGAGGAAGACGAGGCCGAAGAGCTGGAAGTTGGCGAGCTGCTCGGCGCGCTCCTGGGCGGCGTGGGTGTGGCAGTCGATGtggccgtcggcgtcgcggcGGCAGCCCGCCGGCAGCATGGGCCCGTAGAGCGTGAACGCCGTCTGGTAGAACCAGAGGCCCTGGAGGGTGATGacggcgccgctgccgatgTCGACGGGGAAGCTCGCCGGCAGGAGCGCGCCCAGCACGGTGGTGGCGATGCagagcgcgacgacgacgacgaggaggtaGTGGTAGTAGCCCTCCAGGCCCTGGTGGGTGGTGGAGTGGAAGTAGAAGAGCAGCATCTCCGCCGTgaacgccgtcgccgccaccaggCACAGCGCCCCCTCCGGCAACGGCAGGTACCTGCAACCATCGCCACCATTCCAACTTCATATCACTTTACCGTGTAGTTACAAAAATAATTCTGCGAAATAttccttttaaaaatcatattaatccatttttaagtttaaaataattaatacttaactAATCGTACGCTAATGACTCATCTTGTTTTACGAGTATTctccttctttttccttctctcaAAATCtttaagaaatataaattttcgAAAAAAGGAATTTCATGAAATCTTGAGGAAACTGTTTTATCTTCCCCGAATCGCCCGCATTCAAATGGGCTTTCAATgtccatatttatatttgaaacacAAGAATTTCATATCAAACAGTGCAATTCGCGTTTGAATCAGTCTCTCGTTGCCAATGTCAAGTTTAAAATGCAGTAATTTCACAGGAAACAGTTTAATTTATACCGATTTTTCTAGATGCTAAGATATGGCCTCACTCTAGACCAATGCACTGAAATTGTATGGCCACTCTCTGTACTTTACAATGGGGGAACATCACTGCGTTTTGATAACAACAATGGCTGCAATGCAAGGAcaagataaaacaaaacagcAATATGATTGGAGGTGAAAAGTTCACACAGGAATTCCACTGAGACCAGACCAGGGCCCCCCCAACAACAATCAAATGCAAAACAGAGTCAGATTGCATTTGGGGCCATTTGCAATTTGCATTTGCATCAATGCACTTCTCCCTGACCCCACTTCAACGCTTTTTTATCCAGaaaaaagggtaaaaaaaaaaggagatagGAAGATCTCCATGAGGTTTCTTTGTCAAGCTCCATCCATGTGAATTTTGACTTCTTGCTAAACCTGTGGGCTCACGGAAGAATCTACTGATCTCTTCACCCAATAGACAACTGACACTATTACTACCAAACTGCCTTACTTTATACTGGCTGAGTGTTCAACTCATGAAGCACTTATGCATcaattagttaaaaaattgataaactaAAGAGCGCTGCTGCACGTACtgaaaaattcttataaaaaaactaatacaAAACTCCACCCGTTTCATTTAGTTGGATGGAAGTTACAGAAAATCTAGAACAGCATTTGTAGGAGTTTTGCAAGAAAATATGTGTACATAAAGGCTTCCCCTAAACTAAACAACAGTGGGTAAAATAGGAGAATTTTATTTGgcaaaaaagaagaggagcatTGCCATGTACAATTTGGAGTGACGTGAGACTTAGCACTTGCCAACTTGGACCAGCATGCGAGTTAGAAGAACCACATGGCCTAGGCTGGACCATCCAATACATCTCTTGTATTGTGTCTCTCACTCTCACTGTGATGCTTCAAGATGCGACACCTCAATAGTCAAAATCCATTCGCCacaaggaggaagaagaaaggaagaGCTTGACAATCCTCCTGCCCCCAACCAACTATTCCAACAAACATCTCACCCCTTTTCCTCATGTCCCACGTGTATGTACATGAGCGTAACTGAAAGATGCTGCTAATCAACGCTCTGGAAATTTTGATCACTCTTTATTCCACCGTAAAGCTGTATTAAATGGAGAGAAAAATGGTCTCCTTTTTTGACGAGTTCTTTGTTTTAGAAGAGTTTGATCAgggcaagaaaagaaaagatgaacaaTGATCTTATGAtgacaaaaaaacaagaaattttgattaaaaaaaagtcgtgaataaaacgaaaatttgatatgccatgaaaaaaaagaattttgatCATATTAGGAAATCAAGATGAGCAAGCAAGAAGAGTGGACTAGTCGCCGTCGTAtcatttgaaaaatgaaaatttgatcatatcaagaaaaaaagaaagaaagatttTGATCATATCAGGGAAAAGAATATGAAGTTTTGATCATATCATGTGGAAGTGAAGATGAGCAAGGGAGAAGAATGGAATGGTGGATACCTGGTCTTCTGGGagaggagggcgagggcgcCGAAGAGGAAGAACATGAGCAGCATGCCGCCGTGCTCGAGGTCGTTGAGGTGGGCCGGGTTgatgccgccgtcggcgaagATGCGGAGGTGGGTGGAGTAGAGCACCTCGACGCACATGTCGAGgaaggcgccgccggcgacgacataGAGCTCGAGGTGGCGCGCCCTCCGCCCGCCCAGGAACGACGGCGCCCCCTCCACGGGGTTCCACGCCCGCAGCCGGAACCTGGACGGGTCGGCGGCgaacctcgccgccgccgcccacacGTGCCACGCCCCCACCGCCAGGAACAGCGTCCCCGGCAGCACGTGGCCCTTGAACGACCCCATCCCGATCGACCGACCTGCCCCCGCCCGGCGAGCGAGCTACCTGCTGCCGCGGCGCGCCTGGATCTCCGCGGGCGCCGGCCGGATCACCGGCGTTgactccgccgcgccgcccgcgagCCGGAGTCCTGAAAGAACGGGTCGCCGATCGTTACCACCAGGAAACAcggcgcgcccgccgccgccgtccaagATTCGAGTcgtcctcggcggcggaggaggaggagcgggaaTCAAACAGGGTGGCGAGGCGCGAGCGACCTAGACGGAATCATTGCTTTATGATGGGGAGGGGAGACCGAGAAAGCGTAAAGCGGGGAGCgggcgagggagagggagagatcgCACGTACGTGAGTGAGGCGAGGGAGGGAGTGATGAGATTCCGCTTTCTTGCAATCTTGCTCGACTCCGCTCTGCTTTGCTCTGctctgtttcctttttttcttgggAGATGAAGACGATGGATGGCTACTGCCcaacccctctctctctctcgatcagATCGATCAGGCACGATCACTCTCTCATGTTTCTCTCTCTAGAGTCGCCTGTACAAGTAGCCGTCGTACAGGTGGAGGAGAAGGcgttgggaggaggagggcggtgCTCGTCTGCTCgacacggcgcggcgcgctcTGGGATCGCCTGCCTTGTCTGCTGCGCTCTGTCGCTTGCTCTTCCTCTTTGCTGCGTCGCGGCACGCACGGCCGCCTGCCTCGGTCGGCGTCGCACGAGCACGGGTACCGGGGGGGCGCACGGGCGCGACACGGGGAGCGGCGACCTGACGCGCCGtggcgagggcgcggcgcggtgcggTGGGGGGTGGAGTGAATgaggtgggggcggcggggcggaTCAACGTCGGGTTGGTTTGATCGGTCCCGCGGATCGCGGCCCCAAGGTCAACCGACCATTACGGACCGTCCGATATGGATCTAGCGGGTTTTGTGTGCTCCATCCATGTTCCATCTTTTCCACCTCtcccttcaattttttttatacgacaCAGGTAACTTTTGGACAAAGAGTCGTAAAATAGAAAGCAGAGATCAAGTGCATCAGCAATAAAATTGTTTACAAATACTAGCAAATCGTCGGTACATTGCaacaagattttattttttaaaaatattattcttcgataagttaaaaatatcactAAGTGAGAGTATTTGACGCATGTAATCcttgcttattttttttcttaaaaaacagAATACAAATAAAAGCAAATAAGAGGGGtattataaactttaaaagcCCATAAAATAAAAGCCCACAAAGCCCACTtaaaaaccctaaccctactctcactctctctcccctcactcactctccctctctgctctggcggtggcggcgtgcaGGCGCGCCAGCGAAGAGGGCGGCCGGCGatggggtggcggtggcggcgtcagCGGGGCGCCACAGCATGAGAGCGCCTCGCGTGGCGATGGCAACGACTTCCTCGCTGCTCCCTCTCCAACTGCAGTCGGCAGTCAGTCTTTCTCCCAGCCTTTTTCGGGTCCACACGGAGTCCACGTGTCATCCACTCTTCAAGGTCACCACCAGTAGgttcttttatatatggtaTAGAAAAGtctattagaaaaaaaataaaaaaattgtgtcgTCCATTTTGCTGCTACCCGGCCTATCTctttgtttttgcttatacgtaaaagtcaaaatttaaaattttaaccttatttaaagtttattttagagctttttttattgtggtttattttatagcatttgcttttaggtcATTAAGAACACacatacataaattatttagccAAACGATGAGGGTCTATACGTCAATACTACAGTTTGCAAAATGCAATATGTACTATGGTGTGATTTTCTCcgataaataaatgaataga is part of the Oryza brachyantha chromosome 11, ObraRS2, whole genome shotgun sequence genome and encodes:
- the LOC102703162 gene encoding transmembrane protein 45A; amino-acid sequence: MGSFKGHVLPGTLFLAVGAWHVWAAAARFAADPSRFRLRAWNPVEGAPSFLGGRRARHLELYVVAGGAFLDMCVEVLYSTHLRIFADGGINPAHLNDLEHGGMLLMFFLFGALALLSQKTRYLPLPEGALCLVAATAFTAEMLLFYFHSTTHQGLEGYYHYLLVVVVALCIATTVLGALLPASFPVDIGSGAVITLQGLWFYQTAFTLYGPMLPAGCRRDADGHIDCHTHAAQERAEQLANFQLFGLVFLVCAYALGCFAVAAARYGHPDLKALHDKYVAAMELHPLAGAGDAEGDRFVGSALPLDDSAI